GACTGGCATGAAAGAGATCGAAATTTTCACCGACGGCGCCTGCAGCGGCAACCCCGGGCCTGGCGGCTGGGGCGCGGTGCTGCGCTATAAGCAGCACGAAAAAGAGCTCTCGGGCGGCGAGGCCGAAACCACCAACAACCGCATGGAGCTCACCGCCTTCCTCCGCGCCCTGGAAGAGCTGAAAGAACCCTGCCGCATCACCCTGTGCAGCGATTCCAAGTATGTAATCGACGGGCTGCAAAAGGGCTGGGCCAAGGGCTGGCGCGCCCGGGGCTGGAAAAAGGCCGATAAATCCCCCGCCCTGAACCCGGATCTGTGGGCCCGGCTTTTGGAGCTGGCCGAGCCTCACACCATCACTTACAAGTGGATCAAGGGGCATGCCGGCCACCCGGAAAACGAGCGGTGCGACCGGCTGGCGGTGGCCCAAAGCAAAAAATACGGCGGAAGGCAGGCATAATCCCACAAACAAAGAAGCCCTCCGGCCGCAGAAGCATTTCTGCGGCCGGAGGGCTTCTTTTGCGCTCAAAACGGCTCAGCCTTCAAATACCAGATCAAACGCGGGCTTGTCGGCCGGCGCCGCGCTGTGCTCCATCACAAACCCGCGGTAGGTGTCGTACAAAAGGCTCAGCGGGTAGGCCGGCTGCTTGGTGTAGCGGTACATGTTGATGCCGTTGATAAGGATCGGCTCCCCTCCATCCCACACAATAAGCAGGCTCACATCCCTCCCGAACAGGGCGGCCAGCACCGGCTGCGGCGCCTGGGCGCTGGCGCCCGCGTCCACCTTCACCAGGGTTGCGTCCCCACTGCTTTCCAGCAGGGTTTGCACCCCATCCCAAAATTCCGCTTCACTCAGGGGCGCTGGGCTGGGCGCGGGGTCAGGCGAAGCGGTCGGGGTTGCCGCAGTGGATGCCGCAGGAGGCGCGGCGCCGGAGGCCGGGCTGTTTACCTGGCTGGCCGCCGGCTGGTCAATGCGCCCTTTTAATGCGGCCGCCCCCGCATACACCGCGCCTATCACACATAACACAATCAGCGCCGCGGCCAAAGGGCGCCGCCACTGCCGCCTGCGGTAAAACACTCCCTCCGACCGGCGGATGGCGTCGGTCCGCTTTCGGGGCTTTGTGCCCGACAAAGCCGCCAGGCCGGTCTGGGGTGCCGGGCCAGCCGCAGAAGGCTCTTTTGCCGCCTGGGGCACGGGCTGTGCGGCTGCCTGTGCGCTAGGGGGCGCCGGCAGCTCCGACCGCTGTGCTGCTGGTTCCTTTTGGGGCGTTTCTGCAGCTTGGCTGGGGGCAGGCTGGGGGCCTGCGGCAGACGGCCGGGCGTCCCTCGCCGCCGCCCGGCCAGGCTGCACGGCGGGGCACTGGCTTTTCCCCTGTCTTCTTTTCTTTCTGCTTGTGCGCTTTTTTCCGTTTTTCTTTGCCACTGCGGCACCTCCATATTGGCGATTTTTATCAATTATACACCTTTCAGTAATAAATTTCAAATTACTTTCAGTAAATTGTCTTTTACTCTTGGGAAACATAAAATTAAAACCACGGGTGGAGGTGATCGCATGAAAAAGGAACAGAATGTGGAGATCGGCCGGCGGGTGCGTGCCGCCCGGGCCCGCCGTGGCCTTACCCGCGAGGAACTGGCCGAGCAGTTGGATCTCTCCACGCTGTTTTTGAGCTATATCGAGTGCGGTCAGAAGGGCATGTCGCTGCCCACCTTCGCAAACCTTTGCCGTGTTTTGAACGTCTCGGCCGATGAGCTGTTGTTCGGCCCCGAAAACGCAGTGCAAAGGTCCGATGCGCACCGCCTGTTGGAGCGCATGGATCCTGAGTACCTGCCCCTGGCGGCCGGCGCCCTCGCGCTTGTGGGGCAAGCGGCGGAGGCCGGTGAGAAAAAGGGCCGTTTGTGCAGCAAAAAGATAACGGGAGAGGAAACCTGACTTCCTCTCCCGCTTTTTGATTGCGTTTGGCCCAAAAATCCTTTATAGTAAAAGTGTAAACAGAACAAACACGCAAAGGAGCGTTTTTCATGAGCGATATTTTGTTTCCTGGCGAACAGTTTTCCACCTATGAAGAGCAGGACAAGGTGCTGGTAGGCCTTTCCGGCGGGGTCGACAGCGCCGTCTGTGTGCATATTCTGAAAGACCAGGGGTTTGCGGTCACCGGCGCGGTGATCCGCTTTTCCCCCGCCCACGACAGGGCGGTGGCCGAGGCCCAAAAGGCCGCCGGGGCGCTGGGCATCCCGCTGGTGGTCATCGAGGCAGGCGAAGCCTTTGAACAGGAGGTGGTGCAGCCCTTCTGCGCCGCCTATTGCGCAGGGCGGACCCCGAACCCCTGCGTGCTGTGCAACCCGGGGGTCAAGTTCCGCCTGCTGGCCCAAAAAGCGGATGAGCTGGGCATCCGCTTTATCGCCACCGGCCACTATGCCCGGGTCCAGGAAACCGCCCCCGGCGAATACCACGTCTGCCGCGCCGCCAGCACCGCCCGCGACCAGAGCTATATGCTCTACCGCCTGGGCCAGAGCATCCTGGCCCGGCTGTGCCTTCCGCTGGGCGAATTTGAAAAAGAGGACATCCGGGAGCTGGCCCGCGCCCTAGGCCTGCCCTGCGCCGACAGCCCGGACAGCATGGAAATCTGCTTCATCCCAAGCGGGGATTACGCCGCTTTCATCGAGGCCCGGGGCATGGCCGGCAAACCCGGCCGGTTCATCGGCCCGGACGGGCAGGACCTGGGGCCCCATCAAGGGGTGCTCCGCTACACCCTGGGCCAGCGCAAGGGCTTGGGCATTGCGCTGGGCAAGCCCGCCTTTGTAAAGGCCATCCGCGAAAACGGTGATGTGGTGCTGGGCTGGGCCGGGGAAGAGTTTTTCAGCGGCATGACCCTCCAAAACATCTGCACCCCCACCGGCGAGCCCCTGCCCGCGGGCGAATATCTGGTAAAGGTGCGAAGCGCGGCCGAGCCGGTGCCCTGCCTGTTCGACGGCAAGGCCACCGTGCGGTTTGCCCAGCCGGCCCGCGCCCCCGCCCCGGGCCAAAGCGCCGTGTTTTACAGCGGGGATGTGATCCTGGGCGGCGGGTTTATCCGGGAAAGCCTGTTTTAAGCTATAACTTCAAAATCGGCGGTGTGCGCCCCACGGAAAGGGGGCGCACACCGCCGATTTTCATCTGTCCTTATAAAGCCGCTTTGCCTTGGGGCAGCCGTTCCTTTTCAGGTTTGGGGCTCCCGCCGCACGGGGCCCTGCGGCCCGGGCGCAAGCCGGGCCACGATGTCCTGCAGCACCTCCGGGCACACAAATTCAGAAATGTCGCCCCCAAAGCTCGCCACCTGCCGCACCACCGAGCTGGAAAGATACATGTGCTGGATGTCGGTGGTCAAAAACAGCGTTTCCAGCTTGGGGTAGAGCTTTTTATTGGTCAGCGCCATCTGGAATTCATACTCAAAGTCGGTCACCGCGCGCAGCCCCTTCACCAGCGTGCAGGCGCCCGCCTCCCGGGCATAATCTGCCAAAAGCCCCGCATAAAAGTCCACCCGCACATTGGGGATCCCCCGGGTCACACGGCGGGCCATGTCCACCCGCTCCTCGGCGGTAAACGCGGTCGCCGCCTTGGTGTAATTCACCATAATCAGCACCACAACCTCGTCGAACAGGCCTGCCGCCCGCCGGATGATGTCCAGGTGCCCCTTGGTGATGGGGTCAAAGCTGCCGGGGCAGATCGCAATGCGTTTCTGCATGAAAAACCTCTCCTTCTGCGGGCGCGTTCTGATTCTTTTTAAGTATAAAGGCCGCCCCGCGGCTTGTCAAATGCAGCTCCCCCGATTTTTCGCCCGCCCGGATATTTTTTGCCTCACAGGGAAAAAATAAAGAAAAAAGGAGGCGCTTTATGCAGGAAAACCACTACCCAGATCTGAACGAGGTCCTGGAAAACGACAGCGCTCTGCGCGAGGCCTGGGGTAAGCTGCCCGGCGCGGTGCAGATGATGATCATGGAGAGCGGCGTCAGTATTTCAAGCCTCGGGGAACTTGAGATGATCAGCGAACACTTTAAACACAGCCCGGGCGCGGCAGAGCATCACGGCTGAACCGGTTCCCGCCTCACAAAAGGAAAAAGAGCCGCTTTTCAGCGGCTCTTTTTTGGCAGGGGCAGAAGGATTTGAACCCTCGGCACGCGGTTTTGGAGACCGCTGCTCTACCAACTGAGCTATACCCCTACAATGCTTTAAGTGCTTTATTACTATACAAAATACCGGGGCAAAAGTCAAGCCCCACGCCCAAAAAAATTCGGAGGAAACGCAGGTAAAAAAAGTGTTGACATTTGCCGCCCCATCCAGTATAATAACAAACGTCGCCGATGCGATGTGGCCCGGTAGTTCAGTTGGTTAGAACGCTAGCCTGTCACGCTAGAGGTCGTGAGTTCGAGCCTCATCCGGGTCGCCATTTGCTGCTATAGCTCAGTCGGTAGAGCGCATCCTTGGTAAGGATGAGGTCTCCAGTTCAAATCTGGATAGCAGCTCCACGAAAAGCCAATCCGTTTTGTGCGGGTTGGCTTTTCTTTTTCTGCAGCGCGTGTTATACTTAAAATATAAAAACCGGTTTTAAAAAAATCCCCGCAGGCAAACTCACACATACCAGCTTGCTTGCCACCAACGAAAGGGGGTGCAGCCCATGCAGCCACAGCAGCTTGCCGGCCCCAAATGCGGCCGGCGGTACGAAAAGGAATACTTAAACAAATTCCGCGACTGCATTACCTTTTACTGCGACGGAAGGGCGCGGTTCGAGCGCTTTTGCTATGGCGAGGGCGCCTGCTTCGTGTTCGGCGCCTGGGCGGCCGTGGACCAAAGCGGCGCGCTCACCTATCCCCTTCCCCTTGAACCGGGCGCCGACCCCGAGGCGCTGCCCCGGCGCCTGACCCGCGTCGAGGGCACCACCCTTTATTTCGACGAAAAGCGGCCCAAATGGCAGCTGGAAAAAGAACTGGATGCCGACCCCAAAAACGGGTACGGCAAATTAAAAATGGCCCTGCTCCGTGTGCGAGGCAAATAAACGTTTTATTCCCCGCCGCGGCGCTGCCCGGCGGGGTCCTTTTTGTTAAAAATATACCTTTCCTTTGCTGCCTTCCGCTTCCGCGCCCCGAAATTTCGAAGTTCTAATTTGAACTTCAAAACAGTATTGCTTTTTAAAAACACCTATGGTAAAATCGCATTTAGTTTGAACTTAAAAGTTTTAAGTGAGGTGACATCCATGGCACCAAAAGCCCGTTACCGGTTGGCGGCCAGGGCCCAGGCGCTGGTCTGCCGGGTCGTGTTGTTTTTCCTGTTCCGGGCGCTGAAAGCGCTCTCCCGGCTGGACAGCCGGGTAAAAGCCGAGGTGGCCGGCTGGCCCGAGGGCTGGGTCCTGGGGCTTGTCGTGCCCGGGGGCCCCAGCCTGTATGTAAGCCGCACCGGGCGGGGCCCTGAGCGGCTGAAAGCCTGCCCCGAACCGGACCTTCTCATCCTTTTCAAAAGCATCCGGGACGCGTTTTACGTGTTTACCGGGCAGATGGGCGTTGCGGGGGCTTACTCGCAGCACCGGTTCTGCCTGCGGGGCAACGTGGGCGA
This window of the Oscillospiraceae bacterium genome carries:
- the rnhA gene encoding ribonuclease H, translating into MKEIEIFTDGACSGNPGPGGWGAVLRYKQHEKELSGGEAETTNNRMELTAFLRALEELKEPCRITLCSDSKYVIDGLQKGWAKGWRARGWKKADKSPALNPDLWARLLELAEPHTITYKWIKGHAGHPENERCDRLAVAQSKKYGGRQA
- the mnmA gene encoding tRNA-specific 2-thiouridylase MnmA gives rise to the protein MSDILFPGEQFSTYEEQDKVLVGLSGGVDSAVCVHILKDQGFAVTGAVIRFSPAHDRAVAEAQKAAGALGIPLVVIEAGEAFEQEVVQPFCAAYCAGRTPNPCVLCNPGVKFRLLAQKADELGIRFIATGHYARVQETAPGEYHVCRAASTARDQSYMLYRLGQSILARLCLPLGEFEKEDIRELARALGLPCADSPDSMEICFIPSGDYAAFIEARGMAGKPGRFIGPDGQDLGPHQGVLRYTLGQRKGLGIALGKPAFVKAIRENGDVVLGWAGEEFFSGMTLQNICTPTGEPLPAGEYLVKVRSAAEPVPCLFDGKATVRFAQPARAPAPGQSAVFYSGDVILGGGFIRESLF
- the coaD gene encoding phosphopantetheine adenylyltransferase, with amino-acid sequence MQKRIAICPGSFDPITKGHLDIIRRAAGLFDEVVVLIMVNYTKAATAFTAEERVDMARRVTRGIPNVRVDFYAGLLADYAREAGACTLVKGLRAVTDFEYEFQMALTNKKLYPKLETLFLTTDIQHMYLSSSVVRQVASFGGDISEFVCPEVLQDIVARLAPGPQGPVRREPQT